Proteins from one Mercurialis annua linkage group LG7, ddMerAnnu1.2, whole genome shotgun sequence genomic window:
- the LOC126656938 gene encoding uncharacterized protein LOC126656938 has product MSVWERNRFHNDYGWVAHLIYIQVLPTMLKAMLKFWDPTYNCFTFGKFDLCPTIEEYQEILNLGDSPKIYFHHANEIPRRQLDRSLNVKNSSIGHWQIPDSKNFSADAIIKFYHETDDVEQKRSAFAILIYGLIIFPTAPGVINERVGMFVRSLKGGVHPVTAILAETIRSLSSSQSLGFLRPQYSPAYNNSKGYPLEFIMQEWPERSPLKKVWVRFFTNLSEENIEWLCPRKNNQKIIHACGEFPWIPLAGIWGITAYVPNMFRRQYGNMQFIPWTFGLSRMTVSYNDPNAGSIL; this is encoded by the exons ATGTCTGTCTGGGAAAGGAACAGATTTCACAATGATTATGGTTGGGTTGCACACCTCATATATATTCAAGTGCTTCCGACCATGTTGAAAGCCATGTTGAAATTTTGGGATCCTACCTACAATTGTTTTACTTTCGGAAAGTTTGATTTGTGTCCGACCATCGAAGAGTACCAGGAAATTTTGAACCTCGGTGACAGTCCTAAGATCTATTTCCATCATGCTAACGAGATCCCAAGAAGGCAATTGGATCGCTCACTCAATGTCAAGAATTCAAGTATCGGTCACTGGCAAATTCCCGACTCTAAAAATTTCTCAGCTGATGCCATCATAAAATTCTACCATGAGACAGACGATGTTGAACAAAAGCGATCTGCCTTCGCCATACTGATCTATGGGCTTATTATTTTCCCAACTGCACCTGGTGTTATCAATGAGAGAGTGGGCATGTTTGTCAGGTCCCTCAAAGGAGGAGTTCACCCCGTGACTGCTATACTGGCTGAAACAATCAGATCTTTGTCCAGTT CTCAATCTCTTGGTTTCTTAAGGCCCCAGTATTCTCCTGCCTACAACAATTCGAAAGGGTATCCACTTGAATTCATCATGCAGGAATGGCCTGAAAGGTCTCCATTGAAAAAAGTGTGGGTAAGATTCTTTACAAATCTATCAGAGGAGAACATCGAGTGGCTGTGCCCAAGGAAGAACAATCAGAAAATCATTCATGCATGCGGGGAATTTCCATGGATACCCCTAGCTGGTATATGGGGAATCACGGCATATGTCCCTAATATGTTTCGGCGCCAATATGGGAATATGCAGTTCATACCATGGACGTTTGGGTTGTCCAGAATGACCGTCTCTTACAATGATCCAAACGCCGGAAGCATTTTATGA